CGATGAACGCGAGACCTTGATCGAAGCCTTCCGCTCGCACGGCTTCGGCGTGCTCGACCTGACCGACGACGAACTGGCGAAGCTGCACCTTCGCCATATGATTGGCGGCAGTTCGCCGCTGGCACGCGACGAGCTGCTTTACCGTTTCGAGTTTCCCGAGCGGCCCGGCGCGTTGACGCGGTTTCTCGGCCACATGCACCCGGACTGGAACATCAGCCTGTTCCATTACCGCAACCAGGGGGCGGATTATGGCCGCATCCTCGTCGGCATCCAGGTGCCACGGGATGAACGCGCGTTGTTCCAGGCCTTTCTCGATACGCTGGGTTATCCGTTTCGCGATGAGAGCGAGAACCCCGCGTATCGGTTGTTGTTGAGGGAATGAGGACGGGCGAGTCGCGCACAGGGTGCGCTCCCACAAGAGTCAGGCTTGTCTGTGGGAGCGCACCCTGTGCGCGACTGGGCTCCCTCAGCCGTCCACAACCTCCAGCTCGAACACATGGTTGTCGTAGTCACTGAAGTACAACGCCGTGTCATCGCGAGCCATCTGGTAGTCCAGCGCCAGCGCGTCCATGCGACGCGCGCAGTCGAGCTGCTCCTGCTTGGTGACGGCGAACGCAATGTGGTCGCCGTTGCGGGAGGCCGGCCCATGGCCCCGGATAAGCGCGAACTCCAGCCCGGCCAGTTCCAGGATGACCTCGGGATGCGCGTCGTGCGGATCTTCCTCGCGCACGACGCGCGCGTCGGGAAACACATCGGTGAGCAAATGCGCCGTGCGCGTGGGATGGCTGACGATCAGGGCGATGTGGCTCAGAGCTTTGGGCATGGGCGTGGGTCCGGTGCTTGAGTGGCGAGTGTAGGCCGCTTTGTGACGACGTTGCGACAGCGTGCGCCACCCAAACCGGCACCCCGTCACGCGACCCTGGGTGGTGGGGCACGCTAAACTGCGTGGATGGCTCCCACATCACGCAAGCGCCAGCGGCGCAATCTGCCGACCACAAGCACGCCGCGCCAGCGTCCCGGTGCGGCGCGCACCGCGCAGCCGGCGGACAGCTCCACCCGCGCCACGCGCGTGCTCGACTGGCTGCTGCAGAAGCTGCCGGCGCCCTATCGCACCAAGGCGCGCGACTACCTCGTGCTGACGCGCATGGACCGCCCGATCGGCGCCCTGCTCCTGCTGTGGCCCACGTGGTGGGCGCTGTGGCTGGCGGCGTCCGATTTCCCGCCGGTGAAGCCGCTGGTGATCTTCACGCTCGGCGTGTTCGCCATGCGCGCAGCAGGCTGTGCCATCAACGATTTCGCCGACCGCAAGCTGGACCCGCAGGTGGAGCGCACCGCCGGCCGCCCCATCGCGGCGGGGCGGGTGACGCCGCGCGAGGCGCTGATCGTGTTCGCCAGCCTGCTGGTGTTCTCGTTCATCTTGGTGCTGTTCACCAACAAGCTGACCATCGAGCTGTCGTTCGCGGGCGCCGCGCTGGCGGCGATCTATCCGTTCACCAAGCGCTACACGCACATGCCGCAGGTAGTGCTGGGCGCGGCCTTCGGCTGGTCGATCCCGATGGCCTTCGCCGCCGTGATGGGTACGGTGCCGCCGATTGGCTGGCTGCTGTTCATCGCCAACATCATCTGGTCGGTGGTGTACGACACCGAGTACGCACTGGTGGACCGCGACGACGACATCAAGGCCGGTGCCAAGTCCACGGCGATCCTGTTCGGCGACGCGGACCTGCCGATCCTGGGCATCCTGATGGCCACCTTTCTGCTGGCCATGTTGTTCGTGGGCCAGCGCGCCACGCTGGGCTGGCCGTACTGGCTGAGCCTGGTGGTGTCCGCCGGCCTGTTCGGCTGGCAGCTGTGGCGCATCCGCAGCCACGACCGCGCGGCCTGCCTGTGGGCTTTCCGCAACAACAACTGGCTGGGCATGGCGCTGTGGATCGGCATCGTGCTGGCGCTGGCGTTCCGATAAAGTCCGCCCGCCCCTTGTAGGAGCGCACTTGTGCGCGACCGCGGCCTTCACATTGCAGTAACGGTGAGAGGTTGCGGTCGCGCACAAGTGCGCTCCTACACGCGCTCGCGACGTCCTCTGAAAATTTCTCCAGTTATCCTGTCGAATCCCGCCCGGGTCGTTCGTCGTCAGCATGAGGGCCGCCACCGGGCGATCCATCCATGCCATCGACAGGAGGGACGACAATGCGATTCGTAGCCATGGTCCGGGCCACCCGGGCCTCTGAAGCCGGCGAGATGCCGAGCGAAAAACTGCTGACCGACATGGCCCGGTTCAACGAAGAACTGGTCAAGGCCGGCGTGCTGCTGGCCGGCGAGGGCCTGCACCCAAGCAAGAGTGGCGCACGCGTGCGCTACGAGGGCGACAAGCGCACTGTCATCGATGGCCCGTTTGCCGAAACCAAGGAGCTGATCGCCGGTTTCTGGCTGCTGCAGCTGGGCTCGCTGGAAGAAGCCGTGGAGTGGATGAAGCGCTGCCCGAACCCGTTCGAGGACGGTGCCTCGGAAGTCGAGATCCGCCGCGTGTTCGAGGCCGAGGACTTCGGCGAGGCATTCACCCCGGAGCTGCGCGAACAGGAAGAGCACATGCGCGCGCAGATCGGCGATCGCCCTTGATCCCACGGAGACACCGCCATGCAGGTCCAGTCCTATCTGTTCTTCGATGGCCGTTGTGAGGAAGCGCTCGCCTTCTACGGCAAGGCCGTGGGCGCGCAGGTGCAGCACCTGGTTCGTTTCAACGAAAACCCCGAGCAGCCAGGCGACCAGCCGGCCGGCCCACGTCCACCCAACGGCGAGAAGATCATGCATGCGTCGTTCAAGGTGGGCGACACGCTGGTCAACGCCTCGGACGGCGAATGCGGCGGCCAGCCGGATTTCCGCGGCTTTTCGCTGGTACTCACCGTGAAGGACGATGCCGAGGCGAAGCAGCGCTTTGTCGCCCTGCTGGAGGACGGCGGACACGCCACCATGCCGCTGTCCAAGACCTTCTTCGCCTCCAGCTTCGGCATGCTGGCCGATCGCTTCGGCGTGCATTGGATGGTGATGTCGCCGCCTTGAGGATCTCGCCACGCAATGGCGGTGGCGGTTGACGCTCTCTCACCGTCATTCCCGCGAAGGCGGGAGGCGCTTCATCAACAGCCGGATGGCTGGTCATCTAGTGTCTTTACGAGCGTATGAAGTCGCTGGATTCCCGCTTTCGCGGGAATGACGGTGAGGAAACAACGATGGCACCGGCATCGACGGTGAGCCCTTTGGCAACTTGCCGTCGAAAGCAGAAAAACTTGCGTCAGTATGGGCATGGTGCTGTCATCGGCGGTCATGACGGCCACCGACATCCACCGCACCATCGACGCCGTCTGGCGCATGGAATCGCCACGGCTCATCGCCGGCCTGGCCCGCATCGTCCGCGACGTGGGCGTGGCCGAGGAGCTGGCGCAGGACGCGTTGGTGACGGCGCTGGAGCAATGGCCGACCACCGGCGTGCCGCGCAACCCCGGCGCTTGGCTGATGACCACGGCCAAGCACCGCGCCATCGACCAGATGCGCCGCCATGCCCTGCACCGACGCAAGGAAGACGAACTCACTCGCGAGATCGAGGACCAGCTGGAACAGTCCGTGGGGGATCTGGATGCCATGCTCGACAACCCGGTCGGTGATGATCTGCTCAGCCTGATCTTCACGGCCTGCCATCCGGTGCTGTCCACCGAGGCGCGCGTGGCGCTGACGCTGCGCCTGCTCGGCGGCCTCACCACCACCGAGATCGCGCGTGCCTTCCTGGTTCCGGAGCCAACGGTGGCCCAGCGCATCGTGCGCGCCAAACGCACCTTGAGCGACGCGCAGGTGCCGTTCGAGGTGCCACGCGGCGATGAGCTGGGAATACGCCTCGCCTCCGTGCTTGAAGTGGTCTACCTGATCTTCAACGAAGGCTACGCCGCCACCTCGGGAGGCGACTGGATGCGCCCGCAGTTGTGCGAAGAAGCGCTGCGCATGGGCCGCGTGTTGGCCGGGCTGGCGCCAGCGGAGCCGGAGGTGCACGGACTGGTGGCGCTGATGGAGATCCAGGCCTCGCGCACCGCCGCACGGCAAGGGCCCCATGGCGAACCGATCCTGCTCAACGACCAGAACCGCGCACACTGGGATCAGCTGCTGATACGACGCGGTCTCGCGGCACTGCAACGTGCGGAAGCCCTGGGCGGCAGCGAGCGACCGTATACCCTGCAGGCAGCGATCGCGGCGTGCCACGCCCGCGCCCGCGCGCCGGGCGAAACCGACTGGCCGCGCATCGCCGCACTGTACGACACGCTCGCCCGTTGCATGCCCTCGCCCGTGGTCGCGCTCAATCGCGCCGTCGCGCATGCGCAGGCGTTTGGTCCGGACGTAGGTCTGGCACTGGTGGACGCACTGCGTGACGAACCGCTGCTGCGCCAGTACCACCTGTTGCCCAGCGTGCGTGGCGAGCTGCTGGGCAAGCTGGGCCGCCACGGCGAAGCGCGTGTGGAGTTCGAACGCGCCGCTTCGCTCGCGCGCAACCTGCGCGAACGCGAACTGCTGCTGCAGCGCGCCGCCGCCAGCGCCAATAGGTGAAAGCGGCTACTGGATGGCGTGGGGTGGGAAGCTCGTGATCACGGCGATGATCGCCAGGTAGCCCAGGCCCGCCAGCAGCAGGCTCAGCAACACCACAAAAACCAGCCGCAGGATGCCTTTGGCGACCCATCCGGCCCGCGACATGCTCACGACTTGCACAACCGATCCGCGCGATAGGCGTCGAGGCTGGGCACGGCGCCATACATGCATTCGATGAAGGCGTTGCGCTCGTGCCACATGACTTCCATGTCCCACAGGCAGAACGAATAGCGCGACATGTCCTCGACCCAGCCGCTGGCGTCTTCCGCCGCCACTGCGATGAACATCTCGTTGTCGTTGCCCCACCAGCCCAGCACCAGGTAACGCGCCTTCGCCCCTTCGTGACAAATGGTAAAGGCGGGGATGTCGCGCCACGAGATGGGACGCGCCTGTTTCATGGCACGCAGGCGAGGCAGGTAGCGCGAGATGTCGACGTCTTTCCCATCCGCAGCGATGGTATAGACCTTGATGCCGTCGGCGTCCGTATCCGCCGGCAGGGACGCGATGGGTCGGGGGCGGTACATGGCTGTCCTTCCTTTTCAGCGCAAGGGTTGCATGGCGGCGCGGCGGTGCATGATGGCATGCCGGACAAAGACCTTTACAACAGCTTGGCAGGTCGTTCAGAGTCTGCGCGATTCCGCTTTTTTTTGGGGGGAAAGTCCCTGGATTCCTGCCTTCGCAGGAATGACGGGATCAGGGGCGAGGCAGCCCTGAATGCCACTCCAGTCCCCATCGTCATTCCTGCGAAGGCAGGAGGCGCCTTTCAACAGCCGGAGGGTTGGTCATCCTGTGCCTTGAAAGCCTGGCGGCCTGGGAACCGGAACCCTCGCCATCCAAGGTTCCGCCGCCGCATCCTGTTCGACGCAAGTTGCCCGCTCAAACCGCCGCACCGTAGACCGCTATCGCACCGAATCGCTGTTTCCCTATCCGTCCATCGTGAAGGAGCAAGCTATGGAGCGTTCGTATTCCGCATCGACCACGGCATCGGCAGACGGTGCCGCCGCAAGTTCCGCCGATACCCTGCCGTTCGTGCAGACAACCATCTCGCAGCAATTTTTCGCACTCACCATGATCGCGCTGGGCGTGCTCGGCATCATCTACGGCGATGTCGCCCTGGTGTGGCAGCACCTGCCCATCGAACACATGCCTGGCGCGAAAGCGATTGCCTATGTATTCGCCCTGATCGAGCTGATCGCCGGCATCGGCCTGTTGCTGCGCACTGCTGCGAAGACGGCGGCGGCCTTGCTCACCGCGTTCCTGCTGCTCTGGGCCGTGCTGCTCAAGTTGCCTGCCGTGGTGGTCGTGCCGTCCATGGAGGCCACGTGGCTGGGCTTTGGCGAGATCACCGTGATGCTGGCGGGCGCATGGATACTGTTCGCCAGCCGAATGGGCGAGCGCGGCGGCTGGCTGCGTCATGTCACCGGACCACGCGGCATCCGCGCGGCGCGCGTGCTGTTCGCACTGTCCCTGCCGATGATCGGGCTCTCGCATTTCTTCTACACCACGCAGACCGTGGCACTGGTGCCGTCATGGCTGCCCTATCCCAGCGGCTGGGCCTATCTCACCGGCGCGGGCAGCATCGCCACGTGCCTGGCGGTGCTGTTCGGCGTGGTACCGCGGCTGGCGGCCGGGCTGGAGGCGGTGATGCTGTGGATCATCACGCTGCTGGTGTGGGCGCCCGCGGTGGTCTCCTCGAGCGGAGATCGCCTGCCGATCACGGCACTGACGATCTCCGCCGCCATCGCGTGCGGCGCATGGGTGGTGGCCGATTCGTATCGGGAAACGCCCTATTTGCCGTCGGCCTCGTAGCCATGCACGGCGTCGAGCACGCGAGCCGAATAGACCAGCGCCGCGCCGGCATTCAGGGCGACGGCGACGCCAAGGGCCTCGGCGATTTCATCGTGCGAGGCGCCATGCTTGAGCGCTGCGGCGGTATGCACGGTGATGCAGCCATCACAGCGCGTGGTGACGGCCACGGCCAGTGAAATCAGTTCGCGCGTCTTGGCGTCCAGGTGACCGTTCTTGCTGTTGGCGTTGGACAGCGTCTGATAGCCGGCAACGGTATCGGGGCTCAGCTTCGCCATCTCGCCGATGCGGCCAAGCAGTTCTTTGCGGTAGTCGGGCCAGTTCAACATGGGCATCTCCTTGGAGGGTGCGATCGCGCCTCCCCCCGGCACAGGCGCGACATCGCGGATGCTGCGCTTCGCGGCAGGCCCGCGTGAATACCACGATGGTGTGATGCCGAACGGCCCGTGTCTTGCAGTGCAGGGATCAGGCCCGGGTGGCGGGCGCACGGGCCAGCGCCCAGACATCCACCCTGTGCACGCCGGCCCGTTTCAGCACCCGGGCACATTCCGCCAGCGTGGCGCCGGTGGTCATCACGTCGTCCAGCAGCGCCACGTGCGCCGGCCAGGCGATGCCTTCGCGCGCGGCGAACGACCCTTTGACGTTGCGCCGGCGCTGCACCGCGCCCAGCTCGGTCTGGGCAGCCGTGGCGCGCAGGCGAACCAGCCCGTCGAGGCGCAGTGTGCAACCCAGCCGCTTCGCCAGGGGCCGGGACAGCTCCAGCGCCTGGTTATAGCCACGTTCGCGCAGGCGTCCGGTGTGCAGCGGCACCGGCAGGATCCACGCCGGCAGCGCGTCCGGCATCGACTCACGCAGCCATAACGTGGTGAGTACACGTCCCGCCGCCAGATTCGCACTGAACTTGAAGCGTGATTCCAGGCGGTCCAGCGGCCAGGCGTAGCGGAACGGCACCCATGCCGCGTCCCACGGTGGCGGGCGCCGCTGGCATTGGCCACAAAGCGCCGCCGGCTCCGGCAAGGGGAGCGCGCATCGCCCGCAACAGAGGCGGTTGCGCGGCAGCTCCCGCGCACAGTCCCGGCAGAGATCCAGCCCGTCGTCGCCCGCGGCGCCACACAACAGGCAGCGATGGGGCAGGACGAAACGTTGCAGCGCACCCGCCAGGGTGCGCCCGATGGAGGGCGCATCCATGCGGGTATCCGCTCAGGACTTGGGCTTGAACATCGCGGCGTCAAGGATGGACCACAGGTGGATGATCCAGCCCAGCCACACGATCCAGAGGATGGCGGCCAGCACGAACATCACCAGGGCGATCCAGAACCGGCCCTGCACCAGCTGACCCAGGCCAGGAATGAAGAAACTGCAGATGGCCGCGAGCACGTTGCCCGCGCTGCCTTGTCCTGCACTCATGCCAACCACTCCCACCCAGATGAATGACCTGATGGTAGCGGCAGCCATACGTCCGCGCATCGTCAACCACGTAAATTCATCCAAAGTTGACAAGAAAAGCCGCGCTGCCACACTGTCGCCCACCCCCACCCCCAGAGCTGACGCCATGGCCCATTCCATCCGCCACGACTGGACGCGCGCCGAAGTCGCCGCCCTGTTCGCCCTGCCGTTCAACGAGCTGCTGCATCGCGCGCACTCGGTGCATCGCGAACACCACGACCCGAACGCGGTGCAGGTGTCCACCCTGCTCTCCATCAAGACCGGCGGTTGCCCGGAAGACTGCGCCTACTGCCCGCAGGCCGCGCGCTACGACACCGGCGTGCAGGCGCAGAAGCTGATGAGCGTGGACGCCGTGCTGGCACGCGCGCAGGCCGCCAAGGATGCCGGCGCCAGCCGCTTCTGCATGGGCGCCGCCTGGCGCAGCCCGAAGGACCGCGACGTGGAGAAGGTCGCCGAGATCGTGCGCGCGGTGAAGGGCCTGGGCCTGGAAACCTGCGCCACGCTGGGCATGCTCAACGGCGAGCAGGCCAAGACGTTGAAGAGCGCGGGCCTGGACTACTACAACCACAACCTGGATACCGCGCCGGAGTTCTACGGCGAAATCATCCACACGCGCCAGTACCAGGATCGCCTGGACACGCTTGAACAGGTGCGCGAAGCCGGCCTGAAGACCTGCTGCGGCGGCATCGTGGGCATGGGCGAGACGCGCGACCAGCGCGCCGGCCTGCTGCAGACGCTGGCCAACCTGCCGGAGCATCCGGAATCGGTGCCGATCAACCAGCTGGTGCAGGTGGAAGGCACGCCGCTCAGCGGCACCGAGGCCATCGACCCGTTCGACTTCGTGCGCACCATTGCCGTGGCACGCATCCTGATGCCGGCCTCGATGGTGCGCCTCTCCGCCGGCCGCCAGCAGATGGACGACGCCGTGCAGGCGCTGTGCTTCTTCGCGGGCGCCAACTCCATCTTCTACGGCGAAAAGCTGCTGACCACCGGCAACCCGGACGTGGAACACGACCGCCAGCTGTTCAAGCGCTTGAACCTGCATGCGCTGGAAGTGGTGGAAACCTCCGGCACGGTGCATGCCGACATCGTGGAGCATTGCGCGGCCTGAGGGCCGCCAATGCGCCATCCATCCCTTGTGGGAGCGCACCCTGTGCGCGACCGCGGAGCCAGGCTGCTCCTCGGTTGCCGGCTTTCGCACAGGTAGCCGGACACTCCGTGCCCGTCGCGCACAGGGTGCGCTCCCACAGGAAAAGAAGGTGATCGCACACGATGCGCACTGACCTGCTCAACCGCCTCGCCACGCACACGCAACAGCGCGAACAGGCCGGCTTACGTCGCCGCCTTCACACCGTGGCGCGCGCCGATGGCATGTGGGTGCAACGCGACGGTCGCCGCCTGCTTTCCTTCTGCAGCAACGACTACCTCGGCCTTGCGCAGCATCCTGCACTCGTCGACGCGCTCAAGCGTGCCGCCGACAGCGATGGCGTCGGCAGCGGTTCCGCGCATCTCATCTGTGGCCATCGCGCCGCGCATGCCGCGCTG
This genomic interval from Dyella japonica A8 contains the following:
- a CDS encoding ComF family protein, which translates into the protein MDAPSIGRTLAGALQRFVLPHRCLLCGAAGDDGLDLCRDCARELPRNRLCCGRCALPLPEPAALCGQCQRRPPPWDAAWVPFRYAWPLDRLESRFKFSANLAAGRVLTTLWLRESMPDALPAWILPVPLHTGRLRERGYNQALELSRPLAKRLGCTLRLDGLVRLRATAAQTELGAVQRRRNVKGSFAAREGIAWPAHVALLDDVMTTGATLAECARVLKRAGVHRVDVWALARAPATRA
- a CDS encoding VOC family protein; its protein translation is MQVQSYLFFDGRCEEALAFYGKAVGAQVQHLVRFNENPEQPGDQPAGPRPPNGEKIMHASFKVGDTLVNASDGECGGQPDFRGFSLVLTVKDDAEAKQRFVALLEDGGHATMPLSKTFFASSFGMLADRFGVHWMVMSPP
- the ubiA gene encoding 4-hydroxybenzoate octaprenyltransferase encodes the protein MAPTSRKRQRRNLPTTSTPRQRPGAARTAQPADSSTRATRVLDWLLQKLPAPYRTKARDYLVLTRMDRPIGALLLLWPTWWALWLAASDFPPVKPLVIFTLGVFAMRAAGCAINDFADRKLDPQVERTAGRPIAAGRVTPREALIVFASLLVFSFILVLFTNKLTIELSFAGAALAAIYPFTKRYTHMPQVVLGAAFGWSIPMAFAAVMGTVPPIGWLLFIANIIWSVVYDTEYALVDRDDDIKAGAKSTAILFGDADLPILGILMATFLLAMLFVGQRATLGWPYWLSLVVSAGLFGWQLWRIRSHDRAACLWAFRNNNWLGMALWIGIVLALAFR
- the bioB gene encoding biotin synthase BioB, producing MAHSIRHDWTRAEVAALFALPFNELLHRAHSVHREHHDPNAVQVSTLLSIKTGGCPEDCAYCPQAARYDTGVQAQKLMSVDAVLARAQAAKDAGASRFCMGAAWRSPKDRDVEKVAEIVRAVKGLGLETCATLGMLNGEQAKTLKSAGLDYYNHNLDTAPEFYGEIIHTRQYQDRLDTLEQVREAGLKTCCGGIVGMGETRDQRAGLLQTLANLPEHPESVPINQLVQVEGTPLSGTEAIDPFDFVRTIAVARILMPASMVRLSAGRQQMDDAVQALCFFAGANSIFYGEKLLTTGNPDVEHDRQLFKRLNLHALEVVETSGTVHADIVEHCAA
- a CDS encoding carboxymuconolactone decarboxylase family protein; protein product: MLNWPDYRKELLGRIGEMAKLSPDTVAGYQTLSNANSKNGHLDAKTRELISLAVAVTTRCDGCITVHTAAALKHGASHDEIAEALGVAVALNAGAALVYSARVLDAVHGYEADGK
- a CDS encoding RNA polymerase sigma factor gives rise to the protein MTATDIHRTIDAVWRMESPRLIAGLARIVRDVGVAEELAQDALVTALEQWPTTGVPRNPGAWLMTTAKHRAIDQMRRHALHRRKEDELTREIEDQLEQSVGDLDAMLDNPVGDDLLSLIFTACHPVLSTEARVALTLRLLGGLTTTEIARAFLVPEPTVAQRIVRAKRTLSDAQVPFEVPRGDELGIRLASVLEVVYLIFNEGYAATSGGDWMRPQLCEEALRMGRVLAGLAPAEPEVHGLVALMEIQASRTAARQGPHGEPILLNDQNRAHWDQLLIRRGLAALQRAEALGGSERPYTLQAAIAACHARARAPGETDWPRIAALYDTLARCMPSPVVALNRAVAHAQAFGPDVGLALVDALRDEPLLRQYHLLPSVRGELLGKLGRHGEARVEFERAASLARNLRERELLLQRAAASANR
- a CDS encoding DoxX family membrane protein, which gives rise to MERSYSASTTASADGAAASSADTLPFVQTTISQQFFALTMIALGVLGIIYGDVALVWQHLPIEHMPGAKAIAYVFALIELIAGIGLLLRTAAKTAAALLTAFLLLWAVLLKLPAVVVVPSMEATWLGFGEITVMLAGAWILFASRMGERGGWLRHVTGPRGIRAARVLFALSLPMIGLSHFFYTTQTVALVPSWLPYPSGWAYLTGAGSIATCLAVLFGVVPRLAAGLEAVMLWIITLLVWAPAVVSSSGDRLPITALTISAAIACGAWVVADSYRETPYLPSAS
- a CDS encoding YciI family protein; its protein translation is MRFVAMVRATRASEAGEMPSEKLLTDMARFNEELVKAGVLLAGEGLHPSKSGARVRYEGDKRTVIDGPFAETKELIAGFWLLQLGSLEEAVEWMKRCPNPFEDGASEVEIRRVFEAEDFGEAFTPELREQEEHMRAQIGDRP